From the bacterium genome, one window contains:
- a CDS encoding rhamnulokinase — protein MSSSLTTLAAIDLGASSGRVIVGRLGDGRLDLTEVHRFGHEPQPTDGTLRWDWATLLTGVRAGLREATERFGPPAAISCDSWAVDFGLLDAAGELLEPPACYRDPRTEGLPGSFADVISPDALVARVGAMALPIITLCQLRVMAQNELDTLTQASSLLHICDLIHHDLTGVAATDRSMATASGLRHLASGDWDRDLLTLLGIPTHFLPRCLDHPGVLGTVAADRAPHPDLIGVPVVSTAGHDTAAASVVSPREDHVFLSCGTWSMLGTLSAQPVVTATMATEMLESIGAGGGGWLLMCPLTGLWPLQQCMLQWRKSGAAASWAELIAAAGSLSGPVPTVVDVGHPLITGPGDMLAAIGEYCARTGQVAPADAPEMTRVLLQSLALEHLLGVESQARVTNRQFAAVRLVGGGSANALLCQWTADAVGLPVIAGPMEATALGNLLLQARVLGLVGEDVSELVEASAPATIYQPQAAPDAALVARYRDLKTRRV, from the coding sequence TTGAGCAGTTCGCTGACGACGCTGGCCGCCATTGACCTGGGGGCCAGCAGCGGCCGCGTGATTGTAGGCCGTCTGGGGGACGGCCGCCTGGACCTGACGGAGGTCCACCGCTTCGGCCATGAGCCGCAGCCGACGGACGGCACGTTGCGCTGGGACTGGGCCACGCTCCTGACGGGTGTCCGCGCCGGCCTGCGCGAGGCGACGGAGCGCTTCGGGCCGCCGGCGGCGATCAGTTGCGACTCCTGGGCGGTGGACTTCGGCCTGCTGGACGCCGCGGGAGAGCTGCTCGAGCCGCCCGCCTGCTACCGGGACCCGCGCACCGAGGGCCTCCCCGGGAGCTTCGCGGACGTGATCAGTCCCGACGCCCTTGTCGCCCGCGTCGGCGCCATGGCCCTACCGATCATCACGCTGTGCCAACTGCGGGTCATGGCCCAGAACGAGCTGGACACGCTCACGCAGGCCAGTTCGCTCCTCCACATCTGCGACCTCATCCACCACGACCTCACCGGCGTGGCTGCCACCGACCGCAGCATGGCGACAGCCTCGGGCCTGCGCCACCTGGCCAGCGGCGACTGGGATCGCGACCTGCTCACGTTGCTGGGTATCCCAACGCATTTCCTGCCCCGCTGCCTCGACCACCCGGGCGTGTTGGGCACGGTCGCGGCGGATCGGGCGCCGCACCCGGACCTGATCGGCGTGCCCGTGGTCTCCACCGCAGGACACGACACCGCCGCTGCCTCCGTCGTGTCGCCGCGTGAGGACCACGTGTTCCTCAGTTGCGGCACCTGGTCCATGCTCGGCACGCTCAGCGCCCAACCGGTGGTCACGGCGACGATGGCCACCGAGATGCTCGAGAGCATCGGCGCGGGCGGCGGGGGCTGGCTGCTGATGTGTCCCCTGACGGGGCTGTGGCCGCTGCAGCAGTGCATGCTCCAGTGGCGCAAGTCGGGGGCTGCCGCGTCATGGGCCGAGCTCATCGCCGCCGCGGGCAGCCTCAGCGGCCCGGTCCCGACCGTCGTGGATGTCGGCCACCCTCTGATCACGGGCCCGGGCGACATGCTGGCCGCCATCGGCGAGTACTGCGCCCGCACCGGGCAAGTCGCCCCGGCGGACGCGCCGGAGATGACCCGCGTGCTGCTGCAGAGCCTTGCCCTGGAGCACCTCCTGGGCGTCGAGAGCCAGGCGCGCGTCACGAACCGGCAGTTCGCCGCCGTGCGCCTGGTCGGCGGTGGCAGCGCCAACGCCTTGCTGTGCCAGTGGACCGCGGATGCCGTCGGCCTGCCCGTGATCGCCGGACCCATGGAGGCCACCGCGCTGGGCAACCTACTGCTGCAGGCCCGGGTGCTCGGGCTGGTCGGCGAGGATGTGTCGGAGCTGGTCGAAGCGTCGGCGCCGGCCACGATCTACCAGCCCCAGGCAGCGCCCGACGCAGCACTGGTGGCCCGCTACCGCGACCTGAAGACGAGGCGCGTGTGA
- a CDS encoding SDR family oxidoreductase, with amino-acid sequence MLAIDLSGTVTWVVGGSRGIGAAICRSVAQAGGDVAWTHTGSPAGVAASEALAAELATLCRRCLHDAVEACDEAATAAFAERVAATLGRLDHLVYNVGYTSPISLTDLTVSQWRQNVDLNLTGAFIALRAALPELSRRRGSIVLIGSAAIHTGGGGRADYASGKAGLEGLCHAVAKETSPAGVRCNVVQPSLVETDLLRVRYPDPTDREQVAAQVPLRRLGQPEDIAALTAFLLSDLASYITGQSVLVDGGRTFHR; translated from the coding sequence ATGCTAGCCATTGACCTGAGCGGCACAGTGACGTGGGTGGTCGGCGGCTCGCGCGGCATCGGGGCCGCCATCTGTCGCAGCGTGGCGCAGGCCGGGGGCGACGTGGCCTGGACGCACACCGGCAGCCCCGCCGGCGTCGCCGCCAGCGAGGCGCTGGCGGCAGAGCTTGCCACACTCTGCCGACGCTGCCTGCACGACGCCGTGGAGGCCTGCGACGAGGCCGCCACCGCGGCCTTTGCGGAGCGTGTCGCCGCCACCCTCGGCCGCCTGGACCATCTCGTCTACAACGTCGGCTACACTTCGCCCATATCCCTGACCGACCTCACCGTCAGCCAGTGGCGGCAGAACGTGGACCTGAACCTGACCGGGGCCTTCATCGCCCTCCGGGCCGCTCTGCCCGAGCTGTCCCGCCGGCGCGGCAGCATTGTGCTGATCGGCTCGGCGGCGATCCACACCGGCGGCGGCGGCCGAGCAGACTATGCCTCCGGTAAGGCCGGCCTAGAGGGTCTGTGCCATGCTGTCGCGAAGGAGACGTCACCGGCGGGAGTGCGCTGCAATGTGGTGCAGCCCTCGCTGGTGGAGACCGATCTGCTGCGCGTCCGCTACCCCGACCCGACCGACCGGGAGCAGGTGGCGGCGCAGGTGCCGCTGCGGCGGCTCGGCCAGCCAGAGGACATCGCCGCTCTGACCGCCTTTCTGCTCTCCGATCTGGCCTCGTACATCACCGGCCAGTCGGTGCTGGTGGATGGCGGTCGCACTTTCCATCGCTGA